One Mycolicibacterium fluoranthenivorans DNA segment encodes these proteins:
- a CDS encoding alpha/beta fold hydrolase yields the protein MDVRTRNNVTVLGAERGPVLFLAHGFGCDQNLWRPVVQRLQSTFRIVLIDHVGSGAADPAAWDEIKYSALSGYAEDAVEVVRALDLREVVFVGHSVSAMIGVLATIADPTRFAKLVMVTPSPRYLDDEDYRGGFSRADIDELLESMELNYLGWSAAMAPQIMGNAERPELAEELEASFCRTDPAHARVFARTTFLSDNRADLAHVTVPTLVIECAHDAIAPTGVGAYVHSQIAGSRLVTLDATGHCPHVSHPEATAAAITTFVTAP from the coding sequence GTGGATGTACGCACGCGCAACAACGTCACCGTCCTCGGTGCCGAGCGCGGGCCGGTGTTGTTCCTGGCGCATGGCTTCGGTTGCGATCAGAACCTGTGGCGCCCCGTTGTGCAACGACTGCAGTCCACGTTCCGGATCGTGTTGATCGACCACGTCGGCTCCGGAGCAGCGGACCCGGCGGCGTGGGACGAGATCAAGTACTCCGCGCTGAGCGGGTACGCCGAGGATGCCGTGGAGGTCGTGCGCGCCCTCGACCTGCGCGAGGTGGTGTTCGTCGGGCACTCGGTGTCGGCCATGATCGGCGTCCTGGCCACCATCGCCGACCCCACGCGGTTCGCCAAGCTGGTGATGGTCACCCCGTCGCCGCGGTACCTCGATGACGAGGATTACCGCGGTGGCTTCTCCCGAGCCGATATCGACGAGCTGCTGGAGTCGATGGAACTGAACTACCTGGGCTGGTCGGCAGCGATGGCGCCACAGATCATGGGTAACGCCGAGCGTCCCGAACTCGCCGAGGAACTCGAAGCGTCGTTCTGCCGCACCGACCCGGCGCACGCCCGCGTCTTCGCCCGGACCACCTTCCTGTCCGACAACCGCGCAGACCTGGCGCACGTCACGGTGCCCACCCTGGTCATCGAATGCGCGCATGACGCCATCGCGCCGACCGGCGTGGGCGCCTACGTGCACAGCCAGATCGCGGGCAGCCGATTGGTGACCCTCGACGCCACCGGGCACTGCCCGCACGTCAGCCACCCCGAAGCCACCGCCGCCGCGATCACGACGTTCGTCACCGCGCCGTGA
- a CDS encoding VOC family protein translates to MTVTVDELEVADPADAWTRAGFGVDADGVCRVGGVGIRLVGRDGGTGILGWSLHGVRVDGALDGIPTKISDVVAAAPGTHANGVTAIDHIVLLSPDLNRTVAALALAGVRPRRERDGELGGRAIRQIFFRFADVIIEVVGSPGVAGAGPSSLWGITYTVADIDTSAAFFADHSTPVKDAVQPGRRITTLDHRALGMSVRTALISPHILSA, encoded by the coding sequence ATGACCGTGACCGTCGACGAGCTTGAGGTCGCCGATCCGGCGGACGCCTGGACGCGGGCCGGGTTCGGTGTCGATGCCGACGGTGTGTGCCGCGTCGGCGGTGTCGGCATCCGTCTGGTCGGGCGGGACGGCGGCACCGGCATCCTCGGGTGGTCGTTGCACGGCGTGCGGGTCGACGGCGCACTCGACGGCATCCCGACGAAGATCTCAGACGTGGTGGCTGCGGCGCCGGGCACGCACGCCAACGGCGTCACCGCGATCGACCACATCGTGCTCCTGTCACCCGATCTGAACCGGACGGTCGCGGCGCTGGCCTTAGCCGGCGTGCGGCCGCGCCGGGAACGCGACGGCGAACTCGGCGGCCGGGCGATCCGGCAGATCTTCTTCCGGTTCGCGGACGTGATCATCGAGGTGGTCGGTTCACCCGGAGTCGCCGGAGCGGGTCCGTCGTCGCTGTGGGGGATCACCTACACCGTCGCCGACATCGATACCAGCGCCGCGTTCTTCGCTGACCACAGCACGCCCGTGAAGGACGCGGTGCAGCCCGGCCGCCGGATCACGACACTCGATCACCGGGCCCTCGGAATGTCGGTCCGGACGGCCTTGATCTCGCCGCATATCCTCAGCGCATGA
- a CDS encoding PP2C family protein-serine/threonine phosphatase codes for MSPLDVDDLWEHAPCGHIVTDGAGRILRVNATVLAWLGHEHDALRGTLITDLLSVGGRIHYETHFAPLLAMTGDLQGVTVDMVGVDGTRRPMFLTANVKTDAEGNFELLRITAVDATDRRAYERELLAERTRAEAESARARAFAETLRRSLLPPVLSPPPGLDAADYYYAASTDDIGGDFYDLFPVNRSTWGFFLGDVIGKGVDAAVVTGLTRYVLRSAAVSNEDPVAVLGNLNSVLAQHLGLAPKRTLSTLIYGNMVRAGDGFDIELASGGHLPPLLLGADGSAYYADTLGGQAVGMVERPRFVAHTLHLNPGDTMVLYTDGLTEALTGTGRERFDDDGALLASAKGWAPASAQEAVDEIRALLDGLGSGVQDDAAVLAFGVPVT; via the coding sequence GTGAGCCCCCTCGACGTCGACGATCTCTGGGAGCACGCGCCGTGCGGGCACATCGTCACCGACGGCGCAGGCCGAATCCTGCGCGTGAACGCCACCGTCCTGGCGTGGCTGGGTCATGAGCACGACGCGCTGCGCGGCACCCTGATCACCGACCTGTTGAGCGTCGGTGGGCGTATTCACTACGAGACGCACTTCGCGCCCCTGCTGGCGATGACCGGTGACCTGCAGGGTGTCACGGTCGACATGGTCGGTGTGGACGGAACACGGCGACCGATGTTCTTGACCGCCAATGTGAAAACGGATGCGGAGGGGAATTTCGAGCTGCTGCGCATCACGGCGGTCGACGCCACGGACCGGCGGGCCTACGAGCGCGAACTGCTGGCTGAACGCACCCGGGCCGAGGCCGAAAGTGCACGGGCCCGAGCGTTCGCCGAGACGCTGCGCCGTTCACTGCTGCCGCCGGTGCTGTCACCACCACCGGGGCTGGATGCCGCCGACTACTACTACGCCGCGTCCACCGATGACATCGGCGGCGACTTCTACGACCTGTTCCCGGTGAACCGGTCGACATGGGGCTTCTTTCTGGGCGACGTCATCGGTAAGGGCGTCGACGCAGCGGTGGTCACCGGGTTGACCCGCTACGTGCTGAGGTCGGCGGCCGTCTCGAACGAGGACCCGGTGGCGGTGCTCGGGAATCTGAACTCCGTTCTCGCCCAACACCTCGGCCTGGCGCCCAAGCGCACGCTGAGCACCCTGATCTACGGCAACATGGTCCGAGCCGGAGACGGGTTCGACATCGAATTGGCAAGCGGCGGCCACCTGCCGCCGTTGCTGCTCGGCGCCGATGGCAGCGCCTACTACGCCGACACCCTCGGGGGTCAGGCGGTCGGGATGGTGGAACGACCACGGTTCGTGGCGCACACCCTGCACCTGAATCCGGGCGACACGATGGTGCTCTACACCGACGGGCTCACCGAGGCCCTGACCGGAACCGGCCGGGAGCGCTTCGATGATGACGGCGCGCTGTTGGCGAGCGCGAAGGGGTGGGCACCGGCGAGCGCACAGGAGGCCGTCGACGAGATCCGCGCATTGCTCGACGGTCTGGGGTCCGGCGTCCAGGACGACGCCGCGGTGCTGGCGTTCGGGGTGCCGGTGACGTGA
- the rnhA gene encoding ribonuclease HI, translated as MTDPVIIHTDGGCRPNPGPGGWGAVLRHREHVREMCGGEPGETSNNRMELTAPIMALEALTRPVLVHLYTDSTYVRNGITKWVLGWERNGWLTAAKQPVKNVDLWQRLQAACSRHEVEWFWVKGHAGVADNELADVLATRGMQEAMGVAG; from the coding sequence ATGACCGACCCTGTGATCATCCATACCGACGGTGGGTGTCGCCCCAACCCCGGCCCCGGCGGCTGGGGTGCGGTACTGCGCCACCGCGAGCACGTCCGGGAGATGTGCGGTGGCGAGCCCGGCGAGACGAGCAACAACCGGATGGAACTGACCGCGCCGATCATGGCGCTGGAGGCGCTCACCCGGCCCGTGCTGGTGCACCTCTACACCGACAGCACGTATGTACGCAATGGCATCACCAAGTGGGTGTTGGGCTGGGAACGCAACGGCTGGCTGACCGCCGCGAAGCAACCGGTGAAGAACGTCGACCTGTGGCAACGCCTGCAGGCCGCGTGCTCTCGGCACGAGGTCGAGTGGTTCTGGGTGAAGGGCCACGCCGGCGTCGCCGACAACGAGCTGGCCGATGTGCTGGCCACCCGCGGGATGCAGGAAGCGATGGGCGTGGCCGGCTGA
- a CDS encoding ATP-dependent DNA ligase, with the protein MERYGRVKLTNPDKVLYPATGTSKAEVFEYYLAVADAMVPHIAGRPVTRKRWPNGVDEASFFEKQLASSAPDWLGRGAIAHKSATTVYPIIDSREGLAWIAQQAALEVHVPQWKFVAQTVGPATRIVFDLDPGDGVQMGQLCAVAREVRDLMADIGLPTFPVTSGSKGVHLYVPLTEPVSSHGASVLARRVAQQLEQAMPQQVTATMTRSLRAGKVFLDWSQNSAAKTTVAPYSLRGREHPTVAAPRTWDELDDPALRQLSFDEVLARLDRDGDLLAGLDDTVVLPDKLTTYRSMRDPGKTPEPVPSAPPVVGTTAEGRLGGSGDRFVIQEHHARRLHYDFRLERDGVLVSWAVPKNLPGESSVNHLAVHTEDHPLEYATFEGSIPKGEYGGGEVRIWDSGRYDTEKFRDDGDPSGKKGEVIVNLHGSRISGRYVLIQTEGKNWIVQRMKDQPGEIAPMLTTHGSVAELDPSLWAFEGKWDGYRLLVDADHGVAQLRSRSGRDVTAEFPQLQTVAADLADHHVTLDGEVVALEGGVPSFQAMQNRGPDTHIEFWAFDLLALDGRMLLRATYRDRRKLLETLAAGGGLIVPDLLPGADALDEARRRGLEGVVAKKWDSTYQPGRRSTAWIKDKFWNTQEVVIGGWRAGEGGRTSGIGALLVGIPAQGGLHFAGRVGTGFTDKMLSDLRKTLKPLETRESPFNAELSTLDGRGVTFVRPELVGEVRYSERTSDGRLRQPSWRGLRPDKIPAEVVWE; encoded by the coding sequence GTGGAGCGCTACGGCCGCGTCAAATTGACCAACCCCGACAAGGTGCTCTATCCGGCGACCGGCACCAGCAAAGCCGAAGTCTTCGAGTACTACCTGGCCGTCGCCGACGCGATGGTGCCGCATATCGCCGGCCGACCGGTGACCCGGAAACGGTGGCCCAACGGGGTCGACGAGGCCTCGTTCTTCGAGAAGCAACTGGCCTCCTCGGCGCCGGACTGGCTGGGCCGCGGGGCCATCGCGCACAAGTCGGCGACCACCGTGTACCCGATTATCGATAGCCGGGAAGGCCTGGCGTGGATAGCCCAGCAGGCGGCGCTGGAGGTACACGTCCCGCAGTGGAAGTTCGTCGCCCAGACGGTGGGGCCGGCCACCCGCATCGTGTTCGATCTCGACCCCGGAGACGGGGTGCAGATGGGCCAGTTGTGCGCGGTGGCCCGCGAGGTGCGCGATCTGATGGCCGATATCGGGTTGCCGACATTCCCGGTCACCAGCGGAAGCAAGGGTGTGCACCTGTATGTGCCGTTGACCGAACCGGTCAGCTCGCACGGCGCGTCGGTCCTGGCGCGCCGGGTGGCCCAGCAACTGGAGCAGGCGATGCCACAGCAGGTGACGGCCACCATGACCCGCAGCCTGCGCGCGGGAAAAGTGTTCCTGGACTGGAGCCAGAACAGTGCCGCCAAGACCACGGTGGCTCCGTACTCGCTGCGTGGCCGCGAGCACCCGACCGTTGCGGCGCCGCGGACCTGGGATGAGCTCGACGATCCGGCGTTGCGGCAGTTGAGTTTCGACGAGGTGCTGGCCCGCCTCGACCGCGACGGCGACCTGTTGGCCGGACTCGACGACACCGTGGTGCTGCCGGACAAACTCACCACCTACCGCAGCATGCGGGACCCGGGTAAGACGCCAGAGCCGGTGCCCAGCGCCCCGCCGGTGGTAGGGACCACCGCAGAAGGCCGCCTGGGTGGCTCCGGCGACCGGTTCGTCATCCAGGAGCACCACGCCCGGCGCCTGCACTACGACTTCCGGCTGGAACGCGATGGCGTGCTGGTCAGCTGGGCGGTGCCGAAGAACCTGCCCGGTGAGTCCTCGGTGAACCACCTCGCGGTGCACACCGAGGACCACCCGTTGGAGTACGCCACCTTCGAAGGCTCGATTCCCAAGGGTGAATACGGTGGCGGCGAGGTCCGGATCTGGGACTCCGGACGCTATGACACCGAGAAGTTCCGCGATGACGGCGATCCGAGCGGCAAGAAGGGTGAGGTGATCGTCAACCTGCACGGTTCGCGGATCTCCGGCCGCTACGTGCTGATCCAGACCGAGGGCAAGAACTGGATCGTGCAGCGCATGAAGGACCAGCCGGGCGAGATCGCGCCGATGCTGACCACACACGGCTCCGTCGCCGAACTCGATCCGTCGCTATGGGCGTTCGAAGGTAAGTGGGACGGCTACCGGCTGCTCGTCGACGCCGATCACGGTGTAGCGCAACTACGTTCGCGCAGCGGACGCGATGTCACGGCCGAATTCCCGCAGTTGCAGACCGTGGCCGCCGATCTGGCCGACCACCACGTGACCCTCGATGGCGAGGTCGTCGCGCTTGAGGGTGGGGTGCCCAGCTTCCAGGCCATGCAGAACCGCGGACCCGACACCCACATCGAGTTCTGGGCGTTCGACCTGCTGGCACTCGACGGCCGGATGCTGCTGCGCGCCACCTACCGGGATCGGCGGAAGTTGTTGGAAACTCTGGCCGCCGGCGGCGGGCTGATCGTTCCCGACCTGCTCCCGGGCGCCGATGCGCTGGACGAGGCGCGCCGGCGCGGGTTGGAAGGGGTGGTGGCTAAGAAATGGGACTCGACCTATCAGCCCGGCCGTCGGTCCACGGCCTGGATCAAGGACAAGTTCTGGAACACCCAGGAAGTGGTGATCGGCGGTTGGCGCGCGGGCGAGGGCGGGCGCACCAGCGGCATCGGGGCACTGTTGGTCGGTATTCCCGCCCAAGGTGGATTGCACTTCGCCGGCCGGGTCGGCACCGGCTTCACCGACAAGATGCTCAGCGATCTGCGGAAGACGCTGAAGCCGCTGGAAACCCGTGAATCACCCTTCAATGCAGAGCTTTCCACTCTCGACGGGCGTGGCGTGACGTTCGTTCGGCCGGAACTGGTGGGTGAGGTGCGCTACAGCGAACGCACATCGGACGGTCGATTGCGCCAGCCCAGCTGGCGGGGGCTGCGGCCGGACAAGATCCCTGCCGAGGTGGTCTGGGAGTAG
- a CDS encoding fatty acid desaturase family protein: MTAIQNQSTSPVAHLSADDIENLGRELDAIRQSVLDARGADDARYIRTVIKTQRGLEAGSRAVLLFSLFPPAWWLGTAGLSAAKILENMEIGHNVMHGQWDWMRDPKIHSTTWEWDHASTAEQWKHAHNEEHHTYTNVLGKDGDLGYGIMRVDEEQRWSPFHLGQPVWNAINALIFQYGIAAYDLKLGKNLKTAERRNNPDFRARVKATLRKVGTQGLRDYVVHPLLSGPSAVTTLTANLTANLVRNVWTHSVIMCGHFPEGVQTFTYDSIDGETRGQWYLRQMLGSANITGSRLMHLMSGNLSFQIEHHLFPDLPSNRYAEVAPQVRDIFERYGLTYTSGPLIKQVASAWGKVIRLSLPNDLLGSRSSTPRQPAAVAA; this comes from the coding sequence GAATTGGATGCCATCCGCCAGAGCGTCCTGGACGCCCGCGGCGCGGACGACGCCCGCTACATCCGCACCGTCATCAAGACCCAACGCGGCCTGGAAGCGGGAAGCCGCGCGGTACTGCTCTTCTCGCTGTTCCCGCCCGCCTGGTGGCTGGGCACCGCCGGGTTGTCGGCCGCCAAGATCCTGGAGAACATGGAGATCGGGCACAACGTCATGCACGGTCAATGGGATTGGATGCGCGATCCCAAGATTCACTCCACCACCTGGGAGTGGGATCACGCCTCCACCGCCGAGCAGTGGAAGCATGCACACAACGAGGAACATCACACCTACACCAACGTGCTCGGCAAGGACGGCGACCTCGGCTACGGGATCATGCGGGTCGACGAAGAACAACGCTGGAGCCCGTTCCACCTGGGCCAGCCGGTATGGAATGCGATCAACGCGTTGATCTTTCAGTACGGGATCGCCGCGTATGACCTCAAGCTCGGCAAGAACCTGAAGACCGCGGAACGCCGCAACAACCCCGATTTCCGGGCCCGGGTGAAGGCCACGCTGCGCAAGGTCGGCACGCAGGGTCTACGCGATTACGTCGTGCACCCGCTGCTGTCGGGCCCCAGCGCGGTCACCACCCTGACCGCCAACCTCACCGCCAATCTCGTGCGCAACGTGTGGACACACTCGGTCATCATGTGCGGCCACTTCCCAGAGGGCGTGCAGACTTTCACCTACGACAGCATCGACGGCGAGACCCGCGGCCAGTGGTACCTGCGCCAGATGCTCGGCTCGGCGAACATCACCGGCAGCCGGCTCATGCACCTGATGAGCGGCAACCTGTCCTTCCAGATCGAGCATCACCTGTTCCCCGACCTGCCCAGCAACCGGTACGCCGAGGTCGCCCCGCAGGTGCGCGACATCTTCGAGCGCTACGGGCTGACCTACACCAGCGGCCCGTTGATCAAGCAGGTTGCCTCGGCCTGGGGCAAGGTCATTCGGCTCTCGCTGCCCAACGATCTGCTGGGTTCGCGCTCGTCCACGCCGCGGCAACCGGCGGCTGTGGCGGCCTGA